The Lysinibacillus irui sequence GGCAGTGGAATGGTGTTAGGGGCGATGGATTCATGGCTGCTTATTCGCGGCTTAAAAACAATGCATCTTCGATTAAAACAACATGATGTGAATGCGAAAGCAATTGCTGCTTATTTAGAGGAAGAGGAATTAGTGACAGATGTACTTTATACAGGAAAAGGTGGTATGTTGTCATTCCGTTTGCAAAAGCCTGAATGGATTGATCCATTCCTTCGTAACTTAAAGTTAATTACATTTGCTGAAAGTCTAGGTGGTGTCGAAAGCTTTATTACGTATCCGGCTACACAAACACATGCCGATATGCCTTATGAAGAACGTGTTGAACGCGGCGTTTGTGATCGTTTATTACGCTTCTCTGTTGGTATTGAGGAAGCAGAAGATTTAATTGCAGACTTACGTCAAGTGTTCGATATCCTTAGAAAAGAGGCATAAAAAATGAAGCAACATATTGAAACTAGTCTCATTCACGCAGGGGTTCGCGATGGCTATGCGAATCAAAAAGGGGCCGTCAACGTTCCTATGTATCTATCATCTACGTTCCACCAAGAAAGTATTGATGAGTTTGGCGAATATGACTATGCACGCTCTGGCAACCCTACGAGAGATGCGTTAGAAAAAGCTATTGCCGAGCTGGAAGGTGGCGTTCGTGCTCATGCGTTCTCTTCTGGAATTGCGGCCGTATCAGCAGCACTCATGTTGTTATCACAAGGTGACCATATCGTCGTGACGGAGGATGTATATGGAGGTACGTATCGTTTTGTAACGAAAGTGTTACCACGTTTTGGCATTTCCCATAGTTTTGTGGATTTTACAGATATAGCTGCAGTTGAGGCAGCGATAACCCCTGCTACAAAACTATTATATATGGAGACACCATCGAACCCAACATTAGGTATTACCGACATTCGTGGTGTAGTGGCACTTGCGAAGCAACATCAATGTCTTACATTTTTAGATAATACTTTTATGACCCCATTACACCAGCGGCCATTAGAACTTGGTGTTGATGTAGTCATTCATAGTGCAACAAAGTTTTTATCTGGCCATTCTGATATCATTGCTGGCTTAACAGTCACAGCTGATGAAAAGCTAGGACAAGAGCTATATTTTATCCAAAATTCATTCGGAAATATTTTAGGTGTACAGGATTCTTTCACACTATTACAAAATATTAAAACAACCGATGTACGCTTTAGTCGTTCTGCTGAATCTGCTCAAAAAATTGCAGAATTTTTAGCTAGTAACCCACTGGTGGAACAAGTCTACTATCCTGGACTTGCCTCACACCCAGGATATGCCATTCATCAGCAACAATGTACAAGTGCTGGAGCTGTATTATCTTTCCGTCTACCAAGTTATGCAGCTGCAAAAGCATTAGTCGAAGCGATGACAATTCCTGTTTTTGCAGTCTCACTTGGGGGAGTGGAATCAATTCTTTCCTACCCAGCAAAGATGAGTCATGCTGCTATGGAGCCTGAGGAGCGTGCAAAACGTGGGATTACAGATGGCCTTTTACGTTTTTCTGTAGGGCTTGAGCATGTAGAGGATTTAATTGCTGATTTCACACAAGCTTTGGAGATTGCTGCACGAGCATAATTGAAGAAACATGAAAACCGCGCCTAGTATGACGCGGTTTTTATTATTGAACGCTCAATTTTCCACCTTGGCTAATAAACGATATAAATAATCCCCATGCCCCTTCGCCAACAATGCATCTTGCTCTACCGAAATCCAATAAAAAGAAAATAGTAAGTCTCCTTCGTTCAATCCCGTTGGATGATGCTGCCAAGAATCTGGTGATTCATTCGTGGTTAAATGGTAAAAATATCGTTTCTGTAAAATACCTGACGGATGATTAAAGTAATCCTGTGCAATGAGTCCCTGGACGACAAGCGATGTGAGACCTGTCTCCTCCAACATTTCACGCTTCACTGCCTCTAATGGTGTTTCACCTTCCTCAACTGTACCTTTTGGAACTTGAATACCTGCCCCTATGGTATTTTGTTCAAATACGAGTACTTGTATTTGTTCCTCACGTTCTCTCGTAATATAGCCAAATGCTTTTTCAACTACTTGCATGAAAGTAATCCCCCTCTACTGATTGGATATTACAATAAAGATAAAAATTGGATTTTCAGGTGAAAAGTGTTGACACTTATTATACGATAGATACACGAAAATGACATTACTTTTGTACAGAATTTCCTAGTAAAAGTTGGTTTTAAATATATGAAGGTAACGCAGCTCCTGAAACTTAAATAGTTTATTATTATCTTTTTGAGACACTAGCGTTTTAATAAACATATCATATGGTAAAAGCCTGATGCTCGTGAAGAAATGGCGATGATATTGTGCAGACTTCTCAACAAGTTAAAAGTGTTTTGCGCAATATTATCAGTCGCCAGAGTTATACTTAATAAGATAAAGATTTTAGTTGAGATATCTTTTTCT is a genomic window containing:
- a CDS encoding NUDIX hydrolase; translation: MQVVEKAFGYITREREEQIQVLVFEQNTIGAGIQVPKGTVEEGETPLEAVKREMLEETGLTSLVVQGLIAQDYFNHPSGILQKRYFYHLTTNESPDSWQHHPTGLNEGDLLFSFYWISVEQDALLAKGHGDYLYRLLAKVEN
- a CDS encoding aminotransferase class I/II-fold pyridoxal phosphate-dependent enzyme translates to MKQHIETSLIHAGVRDGYANQKGAVNVPMYLSSTFHQESIDEFGEYDYARSGNPTRDALEKAIAELEGGVRAHAFSSGIAAVSAALMLLSQGDHIVVTEDVYGGTYRFVTKVLPRFGISHSFVDFTDIAAVEAAITPATKLLYMETPSNPTLGITDIRGVVALAKQHQCLTFLDNTFMTPLHQRPLELGVDVVIHSATKFLSGHSDIIAGLTVTADEKLGQELYFIQNSFGNILGVQDSFTLLQNIKTTDVRFSRSAESAQKIAEFLASNPLVEQVYYPGLASHPGYAIHQQQCTSAGAVLSFRLPSYAAAKALVEAMTIPVFAVSLGGVESILSYPAKMSHAAMEPEERAKRGITDGLLRFSVGLEHVEDLIADFTQALEIAARA